The sequence below is a genomic window from bacterium.
GTGCCGGTGCGGCTGCGGCTCGACGACCTCAAGGCGCTTTTCTTCGTGCGCGACTGGATCGGCAACCGCCTCTACGCGCCCCCGTCGGCGTTCGGCGTCGGCGGCGCGCACGGGCGGCGCTGCGTCGTGACGTTCCTCGACGGAGAGGTCGTGCTCGGGTTCACTCCCGACTACCGCCCCTCCGCGACGGGCTTCACCGTGTTTCCGGCCGACGCGGAAGACAACAACGAGCGGATCTTCGTCGTCGCCGACGCCGTCCGGGGCGTCCAGTTCCCCTAATTGGCCGGGTGGTTGTCAGTTAGACGCATTTAGGGCAAAGTCCGACGGTGCCGCCAAGTTTGCCTAGGGGACGGGCAAACAACATTTCGGTCAGATGCTCCAAGTTTTTGGACAAGATCCAAGAGCTTGGGGCGCTCGGAAGGGGACGGATTCGGCGGTAGCACGCCAACTGACTGAACGGGAGCGGCTTAGAGGAACTGAAAAAACGGGTACGCCTTTTGCTAGGCCAGTGACGGGCGACTGTGTCTTGAGGGGCAGGTCGCGCGCCGGCCGACGGTCCCGCGCCGATCGCGACGCGGGGTTCCGCCGCGGAAGAGCGGCGGCCGGCGGGCCGGCTTGACGAGAGGCAATGACCGTTCGTTTTCAGGAAGGAGGTAGTACACGATGAGAATGTGGAGGACGGTGGCCGCGGCGTTCCTGATCACGCTGACGGCGCTCCCGGTCCTGGCCGCCGACACCGGAAGCGGCACGGGCACCGCGAAGCTCAACTGGTTCGGCAGCATCCGCATCCGCCCGGAGTACAACGACAACCTGTACGACGTGAGTTCGCTGCAGGGCGAAGACAACATCACCTACACGAGCTACCGCGTCCGCCTCGGCGTCAAGGCCGAGCTGGACAACAACGTCAGCGCCGTCATCGAGTCCCAGTACCTCGGCCAGTTCGGCGAGGACTGGACCGCGATCCGCGGCTCGCAGACGTCCAGCAACATGAGCTCGAACGCGCAGCTGTTCCAGGCGTACATCGACGCCAAGAACATCGCCGGACAGCCGATCAGCGTCCGCGCCGGTCGCCAGACGCTCGTTCTGGCCGACGGCTGGCTCATGGGCAACCTCGACTTCTACGGCGGCACGAGCTGGGACGGCGTGCGCGTGGACGTCGACCACAAGCGCGGCACGTTCACCGGCTTCTACATGAAGGAAGCGGAGCTCGACAACCCCGAGCGGCTCATGATGGGCCTCGGGCGTGGTCTGGGCTACTCCGACATGTACGGCCTGTGGTCCACGTGGAAGCTCTCGAAGAAGATGAACCTCGAGGGCGGCCTCCTCTATCACGACGACCACAACACCATCACGACGCCCGGTCATCCGCTGTACCGCGACAAGCGCATGACCTACGCCGCCAACTTCCGCTACGAAGACAAGACCGGCCCGTTCGCCGTGCTGAACGCCGCTTGGCAGCGCGGAACCGGCCTCAACGCTTACGGCGACGACTACGCCGACATCGACGCGAAGGCTTGGGAAGCCACCCTCGGCTGGAAGTTCGAAGTCGAAGGGAATCCGAACAAGGTCTATTTCCGTGCGGCGCAGTACGGCGGCGACAAGCCGGGCACGGAAAAGAACGAAACCTTCGACCCGCTCTTCATGGACTTCCACGGCCGCTACGGCCTCTCCGACTTCTGGAACGGCGCTTGGGGCCGTCCGGCCGAGATCGGCGGGCCCTACGGCGCGTACTACCTGCAGCTCGGCTTCGAATCCCAGCTCCCCGGCGGCCTGAAGCTCGCCGGGATGTTCCAGAACGTGCGTCGCGACCAGCGCTACATGGTCGAAGACCGGAACCTGGGCACTGAGTTCAGCGTCGCGGCCGGCTACGACTACGGCAAGAACCTCACGCTCAGCGTCGGCTTCGCGCAGGTCTACCCGGGCGCCGGTCTCGACGCCGAGCTGCCGCAGCCGCCGAAGTCGAACCCGACCAAGCGTCTTTTCGTCAGCACGACGGTTCACTTCTGAGCCGGCTCGCAAGAGCCGCTCGGATCTAAGGAGGCATAGAGATGCCGAAAGCTTTGCGCATCCTGGTCGCCGCCCTGCTGGTCCTGCCGCTGCTGTTCGCGGTGACGACCGCTCCGGCGATGGCCGGGTCGACCCAGACCGGCACGATCCGCGGCAAGGTCGTGGACGACAAGGGCCAGCCGGTCCCCGGCGCCACGATCCTGCTGCGTTCGGAAGCCCTGATCCGCGAACGCGCCACCGTCACGGACACCGAGGGCAACTTCTTCGCCCCGGGTCTGCCGACCGGTAAGTACCAGGTCCTGGCCCAGATGGCCGGGTACCAGACCGCGGCCGTGATCACCGACGTCCAGGTGGACAAAGTGACCCCGGTGAACCTCACCCTGAAGGAAGGCGAGATCGTCGAGACGGTCACCGTGACCGGCGGCCGTCCCGTCGTCAGCAAGACCAACACCGACAGCACCAAGGTCGTCGATCGCAAGCAGACCGACAACCTGCCGGTCGGCCGCAGCTACCAGAGCCTGATTCAGTTCGCCCCCGGCGTCACCGGCGGGTCGAACCCGAACATGCTCGGCGGCACCTCGAACTCGAACGTCTACCTCGCCGACGGCGTCAGCATCCGCGACCCCGTAACCGGCACCTTCGGCTCCAACATGATTTTCGACGCCATCGAAGCCGTGGACATCAAGCTGACGGGCGTCTCGGCCGAATACGGCCAGTTCCAGGGCGGCCTGACGAACATGATCACCAAGTCGGGCGGCAACACCTTCACCGGTTCGCTGCGCGACGTCATTTCGCAGCCGAACTGGACGAAGCTGTCGAGCGTCAAGACGCGTGATCTCTTTGCCCCGAATCGCGCGCTGCCCAGCGGGTGCACGGGCACCGATTGCTGGTCGTACACGCGTCCGACGATTCAGCAGTACGACGGTTCGGCGAGCAAGACGTCGAACCGCATTCAGACCACGCTTGGCGGTCCGATCGTGACCGACAGCGCGTGGTTCTTCCTCGCGTACGACAAGAACTTCTCCACGGGCAGCGGCACCTCGAATTCCGGCACGCCGTGGCAGTCGTTCTTCGACGGTGACTATGCCTTCGGTAAGGGCACGTGGCAGGTCAGCAACGACCACCGCGTGCAGTTCACGTATTCCCGGGATCCGGCCCGCACGACGTCCAACTACGCGCTGCAGTTCTTCGGCGGCCCGTGGGATCCGTCGGACATCGACGTGCAGGAGCAGGGCGGCCACCTCTGGGTCGCCAACTGGAACGCGATCTGGAGCCCGCAGATCGTGACCGACGTGAAGGTCGCGCAGTTCCAGAACAGCTTCTCCATCAACCCCTTGGCTGAGCCGCACACGTTCGACGGTCAGCCCCGCGGTCGCACGGCCGGCAACGTTATCTTCGATCCGACCGGGCCGGTCGCCCCCGCGATCGACATGAACGACAGCACTGTTTACGACACGAACATCTTCTCCAGCGATCCCGAAGTCCGGAAGCGCAGCCAGTATGAAGGCGCGCTGACGTATTTCCTTGACACGAAGAACGCTGGAACCCACACGCTGAAGGTCGGCGTGGATTACGCGAAGCAGGAGAATGTCGGCTCCTCGATCATTCAGGGGAATGCCCTGTTCTACTTCGTGGGTACCGCGAACTTGGAAAACGATCCGTTCAACATGGCGAATCGTGGTTACCGCTACTATCAGGACTTCGCGTTGCCGAGTTTGGCCGGGCCGAAGAACATGGTGACCACGGCCTACGTCCAGGACGACTGGCAGTTCAACCAGAACTTGGCCTTCAACATCGGCCTCCGCTACGAGAAGAACGACAACGAGAACGACGTCGGCGAGAAGGTGATTTCGGACAGCTCGTTCGCGCCGCGCCTCGGCGTGTCGTGGGACGTGACGGGCGGCGGCAAGCACCTCGTCAAGGGGACCTACGCGCAGTACAAGGCGGGGATCAACCTCACGACGCTGAGCCCGTTCGTGCGCGCCGCCGGCGGCCAGTCTTCTTACACTCAGTACTACAATCCGTACTGGCGGACCCCGTCGCACGCGATCCAGTGGGTGAATATCGGCTCGGTGACCCCGGATGCGGCGGCGTCGAGCTTTGCGCCGAACCTGAAGCCGCAGCAGATCAACGAGTGGACGGTGAGCTACGAATACTCGTTCTCGCCGGAACTCGGCGTCAGCGCGCGGTACGTCGACCGGAAGTGGGACAAGATCATCACGGTCGAGAACTACTACCAGTATGACATGACGGATCCAGACAACCCGACGCCGCTCAAGCGCCAGTTCATCTTCAACAATTCGGACGCGAAGCGCAGCTACAAGGCGATCATGCTGACGGCGGAGAAGCGGTTCTCGCGGAACTGGGCTCTGTACGCCAACTACACCCACTCGAAGGCCGAAGGCAACGTGACGAGCGACTCTGGTTTCGACACCTTCCAGAATTACGCGAACGTGCCGCAGACCACGCTGAACCGCTATGGCTACCTGCCTTGGGACGTGACGCATCAGGCGAAGGTCCAAGGCTACTATCAGGTCCCGCTGAAGAGTGAGCGTCAGCGTCTTACGGTCGGCGGCGTCATCAACTATGCGAGTGGCGCTCCGTACGCCAAGAACAACACCGCGCAGATCGTGGTTGGACCCGACGCGTACGGCAACCAGACGTGCGCGATCGGAACCGAAATCTGGGGCTCCGAGGACTGCGGGAGCGATCAGACGGACAAGGTGGGCGTCTATTACGAGAAGCGCGGCGCTCACCGGACGCCGAGCACGAAGTCGCTCGACCTTTCGGTGAACTACGGCTACCA
It includes:
- a CDS encoding alginate export family protein, producing MRMWRTVAAAFLITLTALPVLAADTGSGTGTAKLNWFGSIRIRPEYNDNLYDVSSLQGEDNITYTSYRVRLGVKAELDNNVSAVIESQYLGQFGEDWTAIRGSQTSSNMSSNAQLFQAYIDAKNIAGQPISVRAGRQTLVLADGWLMGNLDFYGGTSWDGVRVDVDHKRGTFTGFYMKEAELDNPERLMMGLGRGLGYSDMYGLWSTWKLSKKMNLEGGLLYHDDHNTITTPGHPLYRDKRMTYAANFRYEDKTGPFAVLNAAWQRGTGLNAYGDDYADIDAKAWEATLGWKFEVEGNPNKVYFRAAQYGGDKPGTEKNETFDPLFMDFHGRYGLSDFWNGAWGRPAEIGGPYGAYYLQLGFESQLPGGLKLAGMFQNVRRDQRYMVEDRNLGTEFSVAAGYDYGKNLTLSVGFAQVYPGAGLDAELPQPPKSNPTKRLFVSTTVHF
- a CDS encoding TonB-dependent receptor, translating into MPKALRILVAALLVLPLLFAVTTAPAMAGSTQTGTIRGKVVDDKGQPVPGATILLRSEALIRERATVTDTEGNFFAPGLPTGKYQVLAQMAGYQTAAVITDVQVDKVTPVNLTLKEGEIVETVTVTGGRPVVSKTNTDSTKVVDRKQTDNLPVGRSYQSLIQFAPGVTGGSNPNMLGGTSNSNVYLADGVSIRDPVTGTFGSNMIFDAIEAVDIKLTGVSAEYGQFQGGLTNMITKSGGNTFTGSLRDVISQPNWTKLSSVKTRDLFAPNRALPSGCTGTDCWSYTRPTIQQYDGSASKTSNRIQTTLGGPIVTDSAWFFLAYDKNFSTGSGTSNSGTPWQSFFDGDYAFGKGTWQVSNDHRVQFTYSRDPARTTSNYALQFFGGPWDPSDIDVQEQGGHLWVANWNAIWSPQIVTDVKVAQFQNSFSINPLAEPHTFDGQPRGRTAGNVIFDPTGPVAPAIDMNDSTVYDTNIFSSDPEVRKRSQYEGALTYFLDTKNAGTHTLKVGVDYAKQENVGSSIIQGNALFYFVGTANLENDPFNMANRGYRYYQDFALPSLAGPKNMVTTAYVQDDWQFNQNLAFNIGLRYEKNDNENDVGEKVISDSSFAPRLGVSWDVTGGGKHLVKGTYAQYKAGINLTTLSPFVRAAGGQSSYTQYYNPYWRTPSHAIQWVNIGSVTPDAAASSFAPNLKPQQINEWTVSYEYSFSPELGVSARYVDRKWDKIITVENYYQYDMTDPDNPTPLKRQFIFNNSDAKRSYKAIMLTAEKRFSRNWALYANYTHSKAEGNVTSDSGFDTFQNYANVPQTTLNRYGYLPWDVTHQAKVQGYYQVPLKSERQRLTVGGVINYASGAPYAKNNTAQIVVGPDAYGNQTCAIGTEIWGSEDCGSDQTDKVGVYYEKRGAHRTPSTKSLDLSVNYGYQFTKRVNFEARFDVFNVTNEQELIGVNTTWYPEVTTASQSKTNYLFGFPTTNAQIQGARGYRFQVALTW